In Carnobacteriaceae bacterium zg-84, the genomic window TGTGAAAAAGAAATATAATGAACAAAGCTATCACAACTTGAAAAAGCCCCACACTCAATCCATAAATAGCAAATTTAGGACCTTCTTTTAGGAATTTTTTTATATCCAGTCGTAATCCAATAGCGGCTAAAGCAATGGTTTCAAACCAACTGCTTACAAATTTTGCACTGGATACAAAAACTGGTAGTATCCCTATGGTACTATTGATAAGGCAAATCAATAAAAATAAGCACACATACCACGGAATAGGGAATGTTTGTCTTTTTTGGACAACTATTGGCGAATGATGTTTTTTAAACACTACTTTTTTACAAGCATATACAACAAATACTAAACACATAATACGTGTCATCTTGTATAGCATCGCAAATTTAACGGTTTCTTCGCTGACTAAGCTTGCTCCTGCCACTACTTGACCTACCGATTGCAATGTACCACCTAACAAGGCACTTTTGGACATCAAAGCATCTTGAAACAGTGCAGTCGCTAAAAATGGTAATGTTAACATCATCACAGTCCCTAATAAATTGACTAATGTGACAATTTGACCTTTCTCATCATCTTTAGCATGTATTGCCGGTGCAATAGCACCGATAGCTGATGATCCACATACAGCATTTCCTCCCGCCATCATCAAACTCATCTCATCATTAAACCCAATACGTCTTCCTAAAAAATAAGTTCCTATTAACACAATAGACATATTGAGGAAAATATATCCGACACCATTGATGCCCATTTGACTAATCGTTTGAAAAGTTACAGTAAATCCTAATAAAACAACAGAACACTCAAGAAGCTTACTTTCAGAAAATTTTGTTCCTTTATTAAATATTTGATGCTTTAAAACAGTATTACCAAATAAAATGCCTAACAAAATAGCTAATGTTGCTGGTCCTCCTATGGCAATATAGCTTGATACCATTTTTGCCATAACCGTGACAAAAAAAGCAGCTATTACACCTGGTAAAAGAGGTTTTATTGATATTTTCATATACTGACACTTCTTTCTAATCTTTTATGTTTATCTTACACAATATGCTCCCTTTTGAATAGGTATTTTACTAAATTCTAACAATCAATTATGAAATATACACTACGACTGAAATTTATCTGTTAATTTAATTTTTTATTAGATGTACTAATTTCGATTACTTTCTATTATTTAATAGTAAAAAAGCTTGAAATCAACACATAAACGTGTTAATTTCAAGCTTTTTCGTTAACTCTTTATTTATAAGACGGTTTGTCGAAACCTTTGAATTGTTCATCAATCACTTTGTTGAAATCATCTGATTTCACAACGTCGATAATGTCTTTTGCAAATTGTGCATCTTTGTCTTTTGTATTGACAACAACACGGTTACGATAATTGTCATCCATTTTTTCAAGAACAAGTGCTGTTGTTAAATCTAATCCAGATGCTAAAGCGAAGTTACCTGGTACAGCTGAAATATCAGAAGATTCGATAGCTCTTGGTAAACCAGCAGCTTCAATTTCGTTAAAGACTAAGTTTTTTGGATTTTCAGCAATATCTTTTTGAGAAATTTTCAATACATCTACATCCGCATTTAATTTTAATAAACCTTGTTGACTTAAAATATTATATGCACGTGCAGCATTTGTTGCATCTCCTGGTAATGATAACTCTGCTTTTTCTGGTAATTCAGATAATGATTTATATTTAGATGAGTAAATACCCATTGGTGCTGTTGGTACTTGAATTAAATCAGATAATTGTAAATTATTTTTTTGAGCAAAGTTTTTCATATAAATGATATGTTGGAATAAATTAGCATCTAATTCTCCAGCTGCTAAAGCATTATTTGGCTGTACATAATCTGTAAATTCTTTTACTTCTACTGTATAACCTTTTTTCTCTAGACCTGGTTTAATAGCTTTTTTCACCATATCCGCATAAGGTCCTGATGTTGCACCAATAACTAAATTTTTCTTTTCTTGTGGTTTCTCTTTGTCCGCTGCTTTTTCTGTTTGTGCACCACATGCCACTAATGTAACAGCTGATAAAGTTGTTAAGCCTAATAATAGTAATTTTTTAAATGATTTTTTCATATACATTCTCCTATTTCTTCGTTAATTCTGCTAATTTGTCGCCCGATATTTGAATAATTTGGACAACTAATACTAAAAAGACAATCGTCACAATAAGTGTCATATTATCATAACGATAATAACCATATCGAATAGCTAAATCACCAATCCCCCCTCCTCCAATTGCTCCAACAGTAGCACTATAAGCAATAATGTTAATAAGTGTTAACGTAATGCCTTGTATAATGCCATAAGTTGCTTCAGGTAGTAAGACAGAGGTAATGATTTGCCATGTTGAAGCTCCAGAAGCCACACTCGACTCCAAAACACCTTTGTCTATATTTCGCAAAGCCGTTTCAACTAAACGTGCCAATAATGGCACTGCCGCTACACTAAGCGGTACCACGGCTCCCATAGCACCTGTTGATTTTCCAACAAGTAATTTTGTAACAGGAATCAGAGCAACCATTAAAATAATAAATGGAATGGAACGTATCATGTTAATAATCATATTAGAAATGGCTCTCACTACATGATTTTTCCATATTAGCCCTTGACTTGTAATATAAAGTAAAATACCTAACGGAATCCCTAATACAATCGCAATGATAAGCGATAAACCTACCATAATGCTTGATTCCTGTATTGCTTTCACAAATTCTGGTCCAATTTCTTGAATAAATGTTTCAATCACAAGACGTCACCACCTTTACCTGTGATACGACACTTCTTAAATAACTTAGTGCCTTTTCCTTTTCTTCATCTTTTCCGGATAAAGCAATCGTTAAATGCCCCAATGGCTCATCTTGAATATACTCAATTTTTCCTTGCAAAATTGACACAGATACCTCAAATAAATCTTTTAGTTTATCAATAACCGGTTCTTCGGCATTATTGGAATGAAACACTAACGTTAAAAGAGTGTCTTTTTCATTATGATTAAACACTTGACTTGGTAGAGCATCATCATATAAACTCGCAACAAATTGTTTCATCAAATCTGATTGTGGATGTGCAAACAAGTCATACACACGATTGCTCTCAACAATGCGTCCTTTCTCCATAACAGCAACTTTATGACAAATGGATTTAATCACTTCCATTTCATGTGTTACCAGTACAATCGTAATACCTAATGATTCATTGATTTTTTTTAATAAAGATAAAATTTGTTTTGTTGTTTCCGGATCTAATGCACTCGTTGCTTCATCGCATAATAAAATCTTTGGATTATTTGCCAATGCTCTTGCAATACCGACACGTTGCTTTTGTCCCCCCGATAATTCTTTTGGATAACTCGTTGCTTTATCGGATAGCCCTACAAGCGTTAACAATTCATTGACACGAGTAGCATGTTCTTCTTTTGGTACATTTGCCGCTACTAAATTAAAAACAATATTTTCATAAACCGTCTTAGAGGCAATCAAATTAAATTGCTGAAAAATCATACCAATGCTTGCTCTAGCACGTCTTAATTCGTTTTTATTTAGCGTTGATAAATCCACACCGTCAACTTCTATTTTCCCAGATGTTGGCTGTTCTAAAAAATTGATACATCGAAGCAAAGTACTTTTTCCTGCTCCACTATATCCAATAATACCAAATATATCACCTTTTTCGATATGCAAGTTGACTTGATGTACGGCTTGTATTTCCTGTTTTTTCTGTTTAAACAGTACACTAACATCATCAATTTTTATCATATCAATCTCCTTTCTGCACAAAAAAACTCGTCCTTCATGAAGGACGAGTTTCACCCGTGGTACCACCTTTGTTTACTTATTCATCACTAAATAAGCCTCATACAGTTTAAAACTGTGACACGATAACGGGTGCTCCGTTTATTCCTAATAAGTTAGAATAACCACTCTAAGACCATTTCCATTAGCGATTATATTTGCTTTCACCACGCACAAACTCTCTACAATTATCCACTAATGTTCTTCTTTTCACTGCGTTTTATGAGAGAAATTATAATATTGACTCATCATTTTGTCAATATTTTTTTATTATAATCTACACAAAATTATGGTTGAACAATTCGACGCACATATTTTAATTCTTTTTCATAGGGTGTTCCTAAAATGGACATCATTTCTAAAGAGGCATTTTCATTTGGAGCGTGTAGCATGACACCTTTATCGACGTAAATACCTACATGATGTATACCTTGCTCATTTTCAAATAATAGTAAATCACCTAAAGACGCTTTATCTTTTGGTATCTCTATACCATCAAGCACTTGCTTCGTTGTATCTCTGGATACTTGAATATCTAATAAACGATACAAAGTATGTACCAAACCACTACAATCAAAGCCATTACCACTTGTCCCAGCCCATGTATAGTCTATCCCAATCAATGATTTTCCAATCGTCATCATCTCTTCTAATGAAGTCATAGATCCTCTCACGATTGCATCTGATTTTTGAATGGTCGCTTTTCCATTTAAGGTTTCCACAATAAAATCCGTTGCTGTTTCATCTACTAATGGTAAATAAGAACCGATTGATAATGTTATATCACTATTCTCTAATCGTCCTTTGGTCGTTGCTTTACTCACAACAATTTGTTTTTCAGCTCTTTTAAACGTTTCTGGAATATCAGATAAATCTTGAGTAAAGACCCACCCGATATACCCATCCACATCTTTACCATTAGGCTGTTGGAGTGCAACAACTTTTGTATAATCACCACTTGTTTCAAGTACCCTTACCGTATCGGCATACAGCAATTCTGAATCGACTAACTGGTCATGCAATAATTGAACACGCTGTTCATGATTTAACACATAAGGTTCTTTTTTCAATGCTTGCTCGTATAAAATATCTTTTACAGGATGTGATGTAGGTGCCTTAAATAAAAAAGTCGAAAAACGATTGACTACTTTTAATTGTTTCTCTGCCGTCCATTGATTAGATACTTGATTTGTATCTGTTTCTTGAACAACAGATTGTGTTTGATTCTGTTTCATCAATAAATAAATGAAAATAGAAAATATCATCAACAGTAAGACTACACCCATACCTATTAAATGTGTTTCTTTTTTCTTTACGTGTTTTTCAGTTCTTTTCATTCTCTCACCATTAACATTCTAATTTTGTGACATAATACGATTTGTCTTTTTATCAATCTTACACTTACAACCTAGATAACGTCAATATTTTTGAATGCTAAAAATGAACCGACAATGTTGAGTTGTCGGTTCACCATATCATATTTATGAATGTCGTCGTCTTTTTTATACTTCTAAAAAGGTGAACACATCTTTTGAAAATGTATCTGCATTTTGAAAAATAGAACCATGTCCTGCATTAGAATAAATAATCAGTTGACTACCCGAAATTTTTTCGTGCATATCATAAGAATTTTCGGTTGGCACTTGCATATCATTGTCGCCATTGACAATGAGCGTTGGTTGCGTAATAAAACGTAAATCATCACTTTGTGATTTCCCCCAACGTTTGATTGCTTTTAATTGTGTTAAGAAAGCAGACACTTTCATCGCTTTATCTGCATAGCTATCTTGTCTTATGTTCATGCGATTTAACACTTTTTCTGCCTCAAGTTTTCCTTGTTCATCATGATTATAGAAAATATAGCGTTTTGGATCGACACGCTCCAAACTCGCTTTTAACATATAGCGAAAAGTCTTACCAGTCACCTTATCTACTTCTTTACCTCCACGAGAAGCTGTTCCAGCTAAAATTAACTGATTGACCAATTCGTTGTTTAATCGAACGATTTCTTGTGCAATCATACCACCCATAGATAAACCCAGAAGATTGATTTTTTCATACCCAAGTTCTTGAATAATGGTAATAGCCTGCTCTGCCATTCCTGGAATAGTACCGGCTACTTTCCCCTCACTTGCACCAACACCAGGTAAGTCTAAAACAATGATATGTTGTTTTTCTGAAAGTAAATCAAGTAATTTTGGATCCCAATTATCCAAAGTAGCTGCTAAATGAATAAGCATTACCAAAGGTAGTGCTGACTTCCCTTTCCCAAGTTCTCTATACGCAATTCGGTTACCCGAAACCATAATATACTCATTTTTTGTTGTAATATACGACATATTTTCTCCTTTATACTAAATCACTCTAAAATGTTAATACTGTCTTACCTTTAGAACGTCCATTCGCTACTTTATCTAAAGCTTCATTCACTTGTTCAAATGGATAAACTGTATCAATAGACGGTTTAATCATACGTTCACTAAAAATATCAGCAACTTCTTGTAATTGTTCTCCATTACTTTCTACAAAAATAAAATGATAGTGTACACCATATTGACTTGCCATTTTATCAAATTTGCGGCCTGCCAATCCAAATAAAAATTGTTTCCACTTTGGTAAATGCATTCGTTTGGCAAAATCACCATTTGGCATGGCACGTAAAGAAACGAGATGTCCACCTTTTTTCATAATAGACATTTGTTTCTCTGTTTCTTCTCCACCAAGGGTATCTAAAACATAATCAACTTCCTTTAATAAATTTGTATAATCTTCTTTTTTGTAGTCAATAAAACGGTCAGCACCTAAAGCTAACACACGGTCTTCATTGACACCATCTCCATTCGTAATAACGGTTAGACCTTTAGCTTTTGCAATAGGAATTGCCATGCCTCCAACGCCGCCTGTGCCTCCAGAGATGAAAATAGTTTTTCCCGCTTTTGCATCCATCAATGCCAAAGACTGCATAATAGTTAATGCTGTAAGAGGAATAGCCGCTGCCTCAATATCTGTTAAATATTCAGGGACTTTGGCTAATGCTGATGCATCAACAGCAACAAATTCTGCAAAGGCTCCAATGCTATTTAATGGTAAACGAGCAAAAACACGATCTCCTACATGAAATGTTTTGACATTTGATCCTATTTTTTCAACAAAACCGACTACTTCATTACCTGCCGTTTGTGGTAATTTATATGGAACAATCATCTTTACTTCACCACGAGAAATCATATTGTCAACAGGATTTACACCAGCTGAAACGACTTTCACTAACACTTGATGCGGTTTAATTTCAGGTATATCCATTTCTGTTAAAGTTAAGGTAATATTTTCTTTATGATAAGTTGTATGTTGTGCTACTTTCATTTTGTATTCTCTCTTTCTTTTTGTGTACTTGTATCTGATTCAAGTCTATCTTTATGTTTAATAAAATCTGACTATTATATTAGTCAGATACGATTTTGTCCTACTTCTTGATAAAGATTATGAATGACATCATCTAATGTTTGTTTTGATAGCTGGTTTTCTAATAGACGTTCAGCATCTGAAAAAATAGGAAACATAGCTTTTTCAATATGTTTTCCAACAATACATTCCCTATTGGCATGTTGGTGAATTTGAAAAAGACTAATAGTGTTAACTTCTTGTGTTGCATAATAAATTTCTAATAAAGAAATTTCTTTGGCAGTCTTACTAAGTTCATAGCCTGATTTTCCTTGTCGAGATGTTAAAAGACCTGCATTTTTCAATAGTGCAATCACCTTACGAATATAACTTGCATTTGTTCCCACACTTATTGCCAATGACTGAGAACTTAATACTTCCTTACTTTCGCTAATCATCGTCAAAATATGAAGAGCAACAGAAAATTTTGTATCCATAACGGCTCCTTTCGTAGTTGTATCTGATACAAGAACAACTTTAACATAAAAATATTTTTTTGACAAGCTTTTTTGATAACAAAAATAAAATAAAAATGACTTTTTATAAATATCTATCATCTTTCTAAGAAAATAAGACAATATATCCCGTCTTTATTTTAAATAGTTGCGATAAACAAAATATGTGCTAATATAATTTATAACAAATGAACTAGAAAGGACAAAACATAATGTCTACTTTACACACATTACAACAAACTTTAGCACATCAACAAGTTGATTTATGCTTTATACAAAATCCAAGTACTATTGGTTATTTAACAGGATTTCATAGCGAACCACACGAACGAGTGTTTATGCTTATCCTTGTACCAAATGATAAACCATTACTAGTCTTACCTGCTTTAGATTATGAATTAGCTAAAGAAAGTACAACAGGATTACAATTTTTACCCCACTTTGACAGTGAAAATGTTTGGGAAAAATTGGCACAAACATTACGCCCATATATTTCTCAAGCAAAAAAAGTATCTATTGAGAAAAACTTTGTCACAATGCAAACATTAGAACATTTAACACGTATCTTACCAACCATTCAATTTACGCACGATGTTTCAAGTACGATTGAACAATTAAAACTAATCAAAACACCAGAAGAAATCACTTTATTAAAAGAAGCAGGAAAAACAGCCGACTTAGCTACTAAAATTGCCGCTCAAACATTACAAGAAGGCATTACAGAAAGTGCTGTTATTGCAGAAATTGAATACCAACTAAAAAAACAAAACGTATCCAAAATGAGTTTCGACACAATGGTACTTTCTCAAGCAAACGCAGCAAATCCACATGGTAACCCAGGCTTAAATAAAATTCATTTTAATGAATTTGTACTCGTTGACTTAGGTACAATGCACCAAGGGTACGCTAGCGACATGACACGTACACTATTCTTTGGTGATAACCTATCCAGTGAACAAGAAAAAATTTATAACATTGTTCTTGAAGCACATCACACAGCAAGAGATATGGCAAAAATTGGTATGACTGCTAGCGAATTAGATGCTATTGCCAGAAATATTATTACAAAATACGGATATGGCGATTATTTCACACATCGCCTAGGCCATGGTATTGGACAAACCGTTCATGAATTTCCGTCTATTGCCTCTGGCAATGATTTTGTACTTCAAGAAAATATGTGCTTCTCTATTGAACCAGGTATTTATATTCCTGGAAAAATCGGTGTTCGTATTGAAGACTGCTTCTACCTAACACCAACAGGTGCACAATCCTTTACTTTTAGCCCGTACTCTCTAAATTGGAAAGATTATATTTAATGAAAACAGAGATAATCGACATGCTTACCAGTTCGATTATCTCTGTTTTATCATTCTAAATATTTTTAACATTAAATGAAGAAAGTTTTTTGAAATAAATTCGGCTCTTTTTATTTTAGGTCAATTCGTATTTTTCAATACTTTTATATCATTTGTTCAGACACAAAACGTGCGTATGTTTCATGTGTTTGTAAAAGTTCTTCATGTCTACCTTGTCCAGTAACACAATTATTTTCTAAGAAATAAATTTGGTCGGCATCTACAACTGTTGATAATCTATGAGCTATGACAACAATCGTACGATACTCTTTTAATTTCTTTAAACTTTGATTGATTTTATACTCTGCATCAGCATCTAAATTTGCTGTTGCTTCATCAAACAGAATATAAGGAGAATCTTTCAAATAAGCTCTTGCTATTTGCAATCTTTGCTTTTGTCCTCCAGAAAGTAATTTGCCATTTTCTCCAACTTGACTATTCAACCCTTCGGATAATTGTTTTATTTCATCTGTAAGAGATACCATGGACAATGCTTCGTCTAAGTCTTTGTCTGTCACTAGTTTGTCTATCCCAAAGCAAAGATTTTCACGAATGGTACCAGAAAGAACAGCATTGGATTGTGCCACTAAAGCAAATAATTGTCGCCAATTTCGTAAATCATATTGATAAATATCTTTTTCACCGATTTCAATACTTCCTCCTGTAATATCATAAAATCTTAAAAGGAGATTGATAATAGTTGATTTACCAGCACCAGACGGACCAACAATCGCAATTTTTTGATAAGGTTTAATGATTAGATTCACTTTATCTAATACAGGCTTATCAGAAGAATAACTAAACGATACATCTTTAAATTGAATGGTTTCAACATTCATAGAAATTTCTGTTCCTTCATACTCCTCACTAGGTATTTCTAATAAATTCATTATTTCTGTTGTAGCACCCTTTTGTTTCGCAAATTCTGCAGAAACAGACGATAATGTACCTATTGGATTTAAAAGTTGCAACAAATAAATAATAAAGGAAACTAATGTACCAACACTTAAATCTCCTAACGCTACTCTCTGACCACCATATAAAAATACAATAGCTATAACACCAAAAATAAAAAGTAGTGCAAATGGTGATTCAAACGATAGTACTAAATCTGTTTTTAAAGCGTGTTTTCGGATAGAATCTACTCTTTTTTCTTGTTTAGTTGCGATACTTTTCTCTGCAACATTTGCTTTAATCATTTCTATCTCCTGAAAAGATTCAGCAATATTCCCACTTAGTAAACTTGTTTCTTCTTGAAGTGATTTATTTGCTTTTTCACTAATATTAGAAATTGGTATAATCAACAACGCCATAATAGGTAATGTAATAATCAAAACGAGAGAAAGTTTCCAATCCAAATACAATAATACACTCACTGTTCCAATTAGAATGATAATACTTGCCACTAATTGTGGTATACTTTTTATCAAAAAATCTCTAATAACAAGTGTATCATTCACAATTCTAGAAGCTAACTCTCCACTTTTTCGATAATGAAAAAAACTCATTTTCTTACTATAAAATTGACTGATTAAATGCTTTCTAAGTGAAGCAACTTGATTCTCACCTGCCACAGCAAATACGTAATTACCAAATGACAAAATTAATGCTTGAAGTAGTAACATACCTATGAGAATACCTAAACTATTTATATCCAAAGAAGTATCTGAATCAACCACTTTTCTTAAAAAAAGAGGAATGATTAAATTTGTTAAAGATGATGCAATAACCAAAATAACTCCGAGAGACATTTTATGTGTCCACACCCACAATTTATTTTTTTTCATATAGTAACTCCTTTCAATATCTTACAATTAATAGGTCCTATTAAAAAAACAAGTAATAAAGTATACAAACAGAAGCTAAATTCTCCTAATAAATTTTATCAATAGATACAACAAATACCGACTGATAATTCATATAAAACTGAAATTTTTTAATTGCTTGTTCCTTCTCCTCAAATAATTGAAATAAAAATCCTTTTAAACAATATTATATATATTGGCAAATATTTAAAATTCTCCATCAATATAGAGCTTATTTATCAGCTGTTTGCATCACACACATTAAACCTTTTTCAAAAGAAAACGTCATCGTGTCTGTTAAAAACTCATTGCTGATTAAAGAAACAGGATACTCATAATTGGCTTTGTTCAAAGGATATTTCGCATTAATTAAACTCAATGCTTTTAAGGGGGTCATACCAATAAAGGACAAATATTTTTTCGTTTTGTCGTGTGTTAACGTATACTCTCCCGGTTCATAAAAACGTATCGTATTGCCCTTTTCAATCAAACGAAATTTTGTCAACCACTTTTGAAAACGTGATTGGTACACAAACCACAGATTACAAATCAAGTGGTCAATACGTCCACCACTTAAAGAACCCAAAATGATAATTTCTTCAATATCATCGTCATTTTCTTGGCTTAACACATGCATAAGAGCATACTGCAAA contains:
- a CDS encoding thiamine diphosphokinase, producing the protein MGKKIVFCAGAPDPDLAYLKTISYDMLIGVDAGAKRLVDAGYVLDWAIGDFDSVEKPDSKESIVLPCEKDDTDLQYALMHVLSQENDDDIEEIIILGSLSGGRIDHLICNLWFVYQSRFQKWLTKFRLIEKGNTIRFYEPGEYTLTHDKTKKYLSFIGMTPLKALSLINAKYPLNKANYEYPVSLISNEFLTDTMTFSFEKGLMCVMQTADK
- a CDS encoding Rrf2 family transcriptional regulator; the encoded protein is MDTKFSVALHILTMISESKEVLSSQSLAISVGTNASYIRKVIALLKNAGLLTSRQGKSGYELSKTAKEISLLEIYYATQEVNTISLFQIHQHANRECIVGKHIEKAMFPIFSDAERLLENQLSKQTLDDVIHNLYQEVGQNRI
- a CDS encoding ABC transporter permease, with translation MVGLSLIIAIVLGIPLGILLYITSQGLIWKNHVVRAISNMIINMIRSIPFIILMVALIPVTKLLVGKSTGAMGAVVPLSVAAVPLLARLVETALRNIDKGVLESSVASGASTWQIITSVLLPEATYGIIQGITLTLINIIAYSATVGAIGGGGIGDLAIRYGYYRYDNMTLIVTIVFLVLVVQIIQISGDKLAELTKK
- a CDS encoding aminopeptidase P family protein; the protein is MSTLHTLQQTLAHQQVDLCFIQNPSTIGYLTGFHSEPHERVFMLILVPNDKPLLVLPALDYELAKESTTGLQFLPHFDSENVWEKLAQTLRPYISQAKKVSIEKNFVTMQTLEHLTRILPTIQFTHDVSSTIEQLKLIKTPEEITLLKEAGKTADLATKIAAQTLQEGITESAVIAEIEYQLKKQNVSKMSFDTMVLSQANAANPHGNPGLNKIHFNEFVLVDLGTMHQGYASDMTRTLFFGDNLSSEQEKIYNIVLEAHHTARDMAKIGMTASELDAIARNIITKYGYGDYFTHRLGHGIGQTVHEFPSIASGNDFVLQENMCFSIEPGIYIPGKIGVRIEDCFYLTPTGAQSFTFSPYSLNWKDYI
- a CDS encoding ATP-binding cassette domain-containing protein, producing MIKIDDVSVLFKQKKQEIQAVHQVNLHIEKGDIFGIIGYSGAGKSTLLRCINFLEQPTSGKIEVDGVDLSTLNKNELRRARASIGMIFQQFNLIASKTVYENIVFNLVAANVPKEEHATRVNELLTLVGLSDKATSYPKELSGGQKQRVGIARALANNPKILLCDEATSALDPETTKQILSLLKKINESLGITIVLVTHEMEVIKSICHKVAVMEKGRIVESNRVYDLFAHPQSDLMKQFVASLYDDALPSQVFNHNEKDTLLTLVFHSNNAEEPVIDKLKDLFEVSVSILQGKIEYIQDEPLGHLTIALSGKDEEKEKALSYLRSVVSQVKVVTSCD
- a CDS encoding NADP-dependent oxidoreductase is translated as MKVAQHTTYHKENITLTLTEMDIPEIKPHQVLVKVVSAGVNPVDNMISRGEVKMIVPYKLPQTAGNEVVGFVEKIGSNVKTFHVGDRVFARLPLNSIGAFAEFVAVDASALAKVPEYLTDIEAAAIPLTALTIMQSLALMDAKAGKTIFISGGTGGVGGMAIPIAKAKGLTVITNGDGVNEDRVLALGADRFIDYKKEDYTNLLKEVDYVLDTLGGEETEKQMSIMKKGGHLVSLRAMPNGDFAKRMHLPKWKQFLFGLAGRKFDKMASQYGVHYHFIFVESNGEQLQEVADIFSERMIKPSIDTVYPFEQVNEALDKVANGRSKGKTVLTF
- a CDS encoding putative sulfate exporter family transporter: MKISIKPLLPGVIAAFFVTVMAKMVSSYIAIGGPATLAILLGILFGNTVLKHQIFNKGTKFSESKLLECSVVLLGFTVTFQTISQMGINGVGYIFLNMSIVLIGTYFLGRRIGFNDEMSLMMAGGNAVCGSSAIGAIAPAIHAKDDEKGQIVTLVNLLGTVMMLTLPFLATALFQDALMSKSALLGGTLQSVGQVVAGASLVSEETVKFAMLYKMTRIMCLVFVVYACKKVVFKKHHSPIVVQKRQTFPIPWYVCLFLLICLINSTIGILPVFVSSAKFVSSWFETIALAAIGLRLDIKKFLKEGPKFAIYGLSVGLFQVVIALFIIFLFHIR
- a CDS encoding C40 family peptidase, which gives rise to MKRTEKHVKKKETHLIGMGVVLLLMIFSIFIYLLMKQNQTQSVVQETDTNQVSNQWTAEKQLKVVNRFSTFLFKAPTSHPVKDILYEQALKKEPYVLNHEQRVQLLHDQLVDSELLYADTVRVLETSGDYTKVVALQQPNGKDVDGYIGWVFTQDLSDIPETFKRAEKQIVVSKATTKGRLENSDITLSIGSYLPLVDETATDFIVETLNGKATIQKSDAIVRGSMTSLEEMMTIGKSLIGIDYTWAGTSGNGFDCSGLVHTLYRLLDIQVSRDTTKQVLDGIEIPKDKASLGDLLLFENEQGIHHVGIYVDKGVMLHAPNENASLEMMSILGTPYEKELKYVRRIVQP
- a CDS encoding alpha/beta hydrolase, which translates into the protein MSYITTKNEYIMVSGNRIAYRELGKGKSALPLVMLIHLAATLDNWDPKLLDLLSEKQHIIVLDLPGVGASEGKVAGTIPGMAEQAITIIQELGYEKINLLGLSMGGMIAQEIVRLNNELVNQLILAGTASRGGKEVDKVTGKTFRYMLKASLERVDPKRYIFYNHDEQGKLEAEKVLNRMNIRQDSYADKAMKVSAFLTQLKAIKRWGKSQSDDLRFITQPTLIVNGDNDMQVPTENSYDMHEKISGSQLIIYSNAGHGSIFQNADTFSKDVFTFLEV
- a CDS encoding ABC transporter ATP-binding protein; this translates as MSLGVILVIASSLTNLIIPLFLRKVVDSDTSLDINSLGILIGMLLLQALILSFGNYVFAVAGENQVASLRKHLISQFYSKKMSFFHYRKSGELASRIVNDTLVIRDFLIKSIPQLVASIIILIGTVSVLLYLDWKLSLVLIITLPIMALLIIPISNISEKANKSLQEETSLLSGNIAESFQEIEMIKANVAEKSIATKQEKRVDSIRKHALKTDLVLSFESPFALLFIFGVIAIVFLYGGQRVALGDLSVGTLVSFIIYLLQLLNPIGTLSSVSAEFAKQKGATTEIMNLLEIPSEEYEGTEISMNVETIQFKDVSFSYSSDKPVLDKVNLIIKPYQKIAIVGPSGAGKSTIINLLLRFYDITGGSIEIGEKDIYQYDLRNWRQLFALVAQSNAVLSGTIRENLCFGIDKLVTDKDLDEALSMVSLTDEIKQLSEGLNSQVGENGKLLSGGQKQRLQIARAYLKDSPYILFDEATANLDADAEYKINQSLKKLKEYRTIVVIAHRLSTVVDADQIYFLENNCVTGQGRHEELLQTHETYARFVSEQMI